One genomic segment of Acomys russatus chromosome 6, mAcoRus1.1, whole genome shotgun sequence includes these proteins:
- the Ptpn7 gene encoding tyrosine-protein phosphatase non-receptor type 7 codes for MVQACEGRSRAQLPTLSLGTAMTQPPPTKAPAKKHVRLQERRGSSVALMLDVRSLGTVEPICSVNTPREVTLHFLRTAGHPLTRCGLQHQPPSPKQLEEEFLKIPSNFVNPEDLDIPGHASKDRYKTILPNPQSRVCLGRAQSQEDSDYINANYIRGYDGKEKVYIATQGPMPNTVADFWEMVWQEEVSLIVMLTQLREGKEKCVHYWPTEEETYGPFQVCIQDVKEHPEYTVRRLTIQYQEECRPVKHVLFSAWPDHQTPESAGPLLRLVAEVESPEAAANSGPIVVHCSAGIGRTGCFIATHIGCQQLKARGEVDILGIVCQLRLDRGGMIQTAEQYQFLHHTLALYAAQLPTEPSP; via the exons ATGGTCCAGGCCTGCGAGGGGCGCTCCAGAGCACAGCTGCCAACCTTGTCTTTGGGGACAGCCATGACCCAGCCTCCACCCACCAAAGCTCCGGCTAAGAAACACGTGCGGCTGCAGGAGAG AAGAGGCTCTAGCGTGGCCCTGATGCTGGATGTGCGGTCTTTGGGCACCGTCGAACCCATCTGCTCGGTGAACACACCCCGGGAAGTCACCCTACACTTTCTGCGCACGGCTGGCCACCCCCTTACACGCTGTGGTCTACAGCACCAGCCACCCAGCCCCAAGCAGCTAGAGGAGGAATTCTTG AAGATCCCCTCCAACTTTGTCAACCCTGAAGACCTGGATATCCCTGGCCATGCTTCCAAAGACCGATACAAGACCATCTTGCCAA ATCCCCAGAGCCGTGTCTGTCTTGGCCGGGCACAGAGCCAGGAGGACAGCGACTACATCAACGCCAACTACATCCGA GGCTATGATGGGAAGGAGAAGGTCTACATTGCCACCCAGGGCCCCATGCCCAACACTGTAGCGGACTTCTGGGAGATGGTGTGGCAAGAAGAAGTGTCCCTCATTGTCATGCTCACCCAGCTCAGAGAAGGCAAGGAG AAATGTGTACACTACTGGCCCACAGAAGAGGAAACCTATGGGCCCTTCCAGGTCTGCATCCAGGACGTGAAAGAACACCCAGAATATACTGTGAGGCGGCTTACCATCCAG TACCAAGAGGAATGCCGGCCAGTGAAGCACGTCCTTTTCTCAGCCTGGCCAGACCACCAGACTCCAGAGTCCGCTGGGCCCCTGCTGCGCCTGGTGGCTGAGGTGGAGAGCCCAGAGGCAGCTGCCAACTCTGGGCCTATTGTGGTTCACTGCAG tgcagggatcGGCCGGACAGGGTGCTTCATCGCCACCCACATCGGCTGCCAGCAGCTGAAGGCCCGAGGAGAAGTGGACATTCTGGGCATTGTGTGCCAACTGCGCCTAGACAG AGGAGGCATGATCCAGACTGCTGAGCAGTACCAGTTCCTGCACCACACTTTGGCCCTGTATGCAGCCCAGCTGCCCACGGAGCCcagcccctga